Proteins co-encoded in one Arachis stenosperma cultivar V10309 chromosome 7, arast.V10309.gnm1.PFL2, whole genome shotgun sequence genomic window:
- the LOC130941860 gene encoding chromatin remodeling protein SHL-like — protein MAKPKAPRRTLDSYTVKHINKTFRAGDCVLMRPSDPSKPSYVARIERIEADSRGANVKVHVRWYYRPEESIGGRRQFHGSKEVFLSDHFDVQSADTIEAKCTVHSFKSYTKLDAVGNDDFFCRFEYNSSTGAFNPDRVAVYCKCEMPYNPDDLMVQCEGCSDWFHPACIDMTVEEAKRLDHFFCESCSAEGQKKLQNSHSTSRHSDTKVETKRRRRS, from the exons ATGGCTAAACCCAAGGCTCCACGCCGAACCCTAGACTCATACACAGTCAAACATATTAACAAAACCTTTAGAG CCGGGGATTGCGTGCTCATGCGACCCTCCGATCCGTCGAAACCGTCGTACGTGGCGAGGATCGAGCGGATCGAAGCTGACTCGCGAGGCGCCAACGTGAAGGTGCACGTGCGCTGGTACTACCGCCCGGAGGAGTCAATCGGCGGCCGCCGCCAGTTCCATGGCTCCAAGGAGGTTTTCCTCTCCGATCACTTCGACGTTCAGAGCGCCGACACCATCGAAGCCAAGTGTACGGTCCACAGCTTCAAGAGCTACACCAAGCTCGATGCTGTTGGAAACGACGATTTCTTCTGTCGTTTCGAGTACAATTCCTCCACCGGCGCCTTCAATCCTGACAGAGTTGCTGT GTATTGTAAATGTGAGATGCCCTACAACCCTGATGACCTAATGGTCCAGTGTGAGGGCTGCAGTGATTG GTTTCACCCTGCTTGCATAGACATGACTGTGGAGGAAGCTAAGCGACTTGACCACTTCTTTTGTGAAAGTTGCTCTGCTGAAGGTCAAAAAAAGTTGCAAAATTCTCACTCTACTTCAAGACACTCAGATACAAAG GTGGAGACTAAACGTCGGCGAAGGTCATAG